A region of the bacterium genome:
CGCTCCCTTCGGCGGGATCGGTGCCACTGCAAATCTCATCAACTAATACAAGTTTCGTTTGCGCACGGGTGTGCAGTGTGCGTTCCAGAGAAGTTAAATGCGCCGTAAAAGTCGAGAGGTCCTGTTCGATCGATTGATCGTCACCGATAACGGCAAACACTTCACGGATAAACGGAATCTCGGCAACGCCGGCAGTAACTGGAATGGCATGCATCGCCATCGCTACCATTAACCCGGTTGTTTTTAGTGTGACCGTTTTACCACCGGCATTCGGCCCTGAGATCAGTAATACGCGTCCGCTGTATTCGATTAAATCGAGATCGAGCGGAACAACGCTATCGAAACCTACTCGTTCTTGTAATAGCGGGTGCCGAGCACTGCGCAATCGCAGTTCGCGTGTCGTTGAAAGCTGCGGTAGACAGCCCTTCCGATTCATGCCATAGATCGTACGAGCGGACAGATTGTCGAGCCGAACTGCCGCTGCCAACGTCTCCTCGATCTCGACAACATGGGGTTGAATCAGATTTGCCAATTCGCGGAGAATTCGGGCGACTTCTTCCAATTCACGATTTTGTAACGCTTGTAATTTGTTATTGAGTTCGATAATCGCAAGCGGTTCGATGAAAACGGTGTTTCCTGTATTACTCGAATCCTGTGCAACTCCGGAAACCCGGTGTCGAAAAGTCGCCAATACCGGCAAAACATAATGACCGTTGCGAATGGTAATCAGCTCTTCCTGTAATACTTTTTTTGCCGACCAATCGCGCAAGGTGTGCTCCAGCGTATCGCGCAATTGGGAATCGAGGCGGATTAACTCCTTGCGGATTCGTTTGAGTTCTTGGGAAGCATCGTCACGGACATGACCATTGGGATCGATGATTCGGGTGATTTCTTCTTCGATATCGGGACGCGGGGTAATCAGTTCCGCTAACCGGACAATCTCACCCGCTTGCTTTGCCCGGTCAGTGAACCATTTGCGAACCGAACGTAATCCCATCAGCGAATGAAGTAATCGAATGAATTCATCTGGGGAAACGGATGCGTCGGATGAGTGCAATAACCGGAGGGTATGGCGGGGATCGCCTAATTCGTAAAACGGCGGTTCCCCTTCTTCGAGCAGAAACCACATCCGGTCGAGCAATTCCAATTCGCGTTGCAACAGCAATTCATCGGTATAAGGTTCTGGTGTGAGCAATTGTTCCCGCGCCATTTCAGTGCCGGCATGCTTCGATACGGTTTCCAATACCCGCGAAAATTCGAGCGAGTCAAGCGCTATCATTTTGTACCTGCCGGGGCGGGCATCCGCTCCGTTTGTAGTAAATCCCAAATCATTCTTGCTTTGTCCCGCGCCGTTAACGAATCGTTCGATAACACGGGTTGCAGTTTTGTGTATAAGTTCGGATGCGGTGGTGGCAGCGTTGCCGGGGGTTTATGCTGCTCGCTGGAATTGGCAAGTTCGCGGATTAACGCCGGGTCGGCTGTAATACGATCCAGCAGAATCGGCGATACTCCCCACGCTTGTAGCCGCTTCAACATTTCACTCCGCATATCTGATGTTACATCGCGGGTTTTATTTGCCAACATTTCTGCTTTCGCAGTTAAAATGGGTGCAAAGTTTCCTTGGTTCATCCATTGATAGAAGCGGTCAGAACCGGGACTGAGCAGCACTATCGTCACCACGACTACCAAAAATACGATTCCCTGCACGATCCCGAAAAAGAAACCGACTATACGATCCAATCCGCCCATCATTGAGATTTCGGCGCCTTTTCGTAAAATCACGCCGACTGATTTTATCGCAATCGCAGTCGATAGAAACAGTACAAGGAAGGCGATAATCCCGCGTACCGGTAGCGAAGCCGGCATCCATGCGAACCAGTAAGCAACATCACGGTACAAGAGCGCCGCGACAATGAATCCGATAACTACGGCAAGCAATCCGAACAACGAGCGAAGGAAGCCGCGCACCGCCCCGCGAATGCCAAACAATAGCATCGCGATCAGCAACACATTGTCAGCTGAACTCCAACCGGTCATTCGGAAGCATTCTCCCGCGGCTTGTAACGCAGTACCTGCACTTTTTCCATAGTGATGAGACCTTCACTTATCATCTCATCCAATTGCGGCAACACTCGATCCAAATTCTCCTGCGAATCAACGACTTCAATAACAATCGGTAAATCCGAGCTTAACCGCAAAATGTGATCGGTATGCAAATGACTTTTAGCCCCAAATCCCATGATGCCGCGAAACACAGTTGCTCCAGCGATTTTTTCTTGTTTGAGAAATTCGACTATCGCTTGGTAAAGTGGTTGATGGTGATGGCGATCAGATTCGCCGATGAGTATTCGCATGAGTATTTGTTCGCCGGTTAACGCTCTCATTTATCACCGTCCTAACAGAAATTTTGCGAAAACGATTCCTATCCAACAACCTAACAACGAAAGTACAACATTCGATGCGATATTTAGCGTAGCCATTCCCCACATTCGTTCTTCCAGAATACGAATCGTCTCATAGCTAAACGAGGAGAAGGTGGTAAAAGCGCCAAGGAATCCGATAGTAACGGCAACTCGGACAGTTTTCGGGAGCAGCGCCGTACTAATCCCAACATGCATGACAAATCCGATTACAATACTGCCGATAACGTTTACCAGCAGCGTGCCATACGGAAACCGGTCGCCAAGAATCCGGTACGCGACTCCCGTCATCCCGTACCGGCTTAACGTCCCGGCGACGCCGGCTAAAGCAACCCAGAGTATTTCCATGGCAAAAGATAACGCTTGAGGAACGTCAGAAGAAAACCGGGAGAACAGTTACAGATTATTAGTGCAACACAGGAAACTGCACATCGTTTAGATGTTACTTACGCACCTAACGCCGCTTTCACCAGATTGGCAACTTGGGCGGCATCGAATCGCCCTTTGGTTTGCGCTTGCACTAACCCCATCACCTTCCCCATATCCTTAATCGTCACAGCGCCGGTCTTGGCGACTGCATCGGCGATGATCTGTTTTACCGCTTCTTCGGTCAGGGGTTCCGGAAGATAGTTCTTGATAACTTCAATCTCTTCCAGCTCTTTGGCGGCGGCATCTTCGCGTCCTGCCTGTCGATACAATCCAACTGATTCTTCGCGCTGCTTCTTCGCTTTTTCCAAAACGCCGAGTTCTTCCGCCGGACCAAAAGTCTTACCGGCGGCATCGATCCGGGCTTTCTTCACCGCGGACAAAATCGTCGAGAGGATTTCGCGACGGCGGGCATCGTGATTTTTCAATGCCTCTTGCGATTCCCGGGTTAATCGTTGTTCTAAGGTTTCAGACATTTTTCCCTCGTAAATCATTAACAAGTTTGTGTAGTTTTGTTTACTGACGGGCGACCCAAAGGGTCTCCCTTACACGACTAGGTTACTGTTTTTGCTTCAAAAGAAAAACCCCCTCTTGGCGGAGGGGGCAATTCGCTTATTAGCCTTGTTGCGCAATCATTTTACGCATCTTGCGGCGGGCGATAGCCGACTTCCGCTTTTTCGCTTCGGACGGTTTTTCGTATCGCTCATGCTTACGAACTTCCGCCATCAACCCACTCTTTTCGCAGGATTTGGTAAAGCGACGATATGCACGTTCAAATGGTTCGCCATCGCGAACTTTAACGTTGGGCATTTGCGTCACCTCCTTTCCTTGCCGTTACACGGGTTCTACACCCGAAGAAAATTACTCTTTGCTGTAGCAAAGCTAATGTATTGGAAAACACTAAGCGATGCAACCCCACACTCAACCGGGCGGCCAACCCATTTTCCTACCGCCAAGCAAGTGAAAATGAATGTGAAAGACGCTCTGTCCGACACTTTCCCCGCAATTGCTTACGACTCGATAGTCTTGCAGACCAAGTTCGGCAGCAACTTTCGCAATCCTAACATGAATCTCACCAATCAGGTTTGCATGGTCTATCGACAACTCGGAGAGTTTCACAATATGTTCTACAGGGATGAATAACACGTGGATTGGGGCTGCCGGGCTTATGTCATGAAACGCGACAACTGTTTCGTCACGATAGACAATTTTCGCCGGGATATCGCCACGAACGATTTTACAGAAAATGCAGTTATCCATAAGCAGTTCCGTTGCAAAGGGTCGATATCGAATCGAACCTTACTTTTGTTTTTGGTATGTTCCAATGAGTTCGCAGTTGGCAACGACATGTCCATCCATCGCCCTTACCAAATCGGCTTTATTCGGTTGTTTGAGATCGGGTAGTACGATATCCAAGGCATACAGCTTGAAGAAATAACGGTGACGACCGATAGGAGGGCATGGTCCGTGATACGCCTGCGAGCCCCGGTCATTAGTCCCTGTTAGTGTTCCGGTGGGTAGTTCCGGGAGTGAAGCATTTTCTATCAGTCCGGTCGCGGTTGCCGGGATATTGTATAACAACCAGTGTACCCACGTCCGTAGCGGTT
Encoded here:
- a CDS encoding endonuclease MutS2 — its product is MIALDSLEFSRVLETVSKHAGTEMAREQLLTPEPYTDELLLQRELELLDRMWFLLEEGEPPFYELGDPRHTLRLLHSSDASVSPDEFIRLLHSLMGLRSVRKWFTDRAKQAGEIVRLAELITPRPDIEEEITRIIDPNGHVRDDASQELKRIRKELIRLDSQLRDTLEHTLRDWSAKKVLQEELITIRNGHYVLPVLATFRHRVSGVAQDSSNTGNTVFIEPLAIIELNNKLQALQNRELEEVARILRELANLIQPHVVEIEETLAAAVRLDNLSARTIYGMNRKGCLPQLSTTRELRLRSARHPLLQERVGFDSVVPLDLDLIEYSGRVLLISGPNAGGKTVTLKTTGLMVAMAMHAIPVTAGVAEIPFIREVFAVIGDDQSIEQDLSTFTAHLTSLERTLHTRAQTKLVLVDEICSGTDPAEGSALSRALLERWRDDGCFVVCTTHQSALKLFVQEEPGMVNGAMAFDEDRLLPTFRFRMGVPGSSYALEIAAKVKIPSAIRERAKEVLGDRTVRVEHLLEELANLRERAEAEKRETEKLRAEQSRQTQAAQADRETAKMLLLSAKQKASTLADDILKDANRRIEAVVRELREAQANKESIKQAHETLDAIRAELRSRVEPKPKKALPVVAKSKLDFPKPQTPFEYDEKSLEEFPVLKPGDLVQIRESGTEATVVAVSDDFIQVAAGSVKLRLSPDSIVPIVGGKVVNTTQFRSLTTSLGAANRIDIRGMTREEAIDALEKFLADAAAEGWEHLEIIHGKGMGVLKEATSEILRASPFVKTWRVGQYGEGSGGASLVTLK
- a CDS encoding CvpA family protein — protein: MTGWSSADNVLLIAMLLFGIRGAVRGFLRSLFGLLAVVIGFIVAALLYRDVAYWFAWMPASLPVRGIIAFLVLFLSTAIAIKSVGVILRKGAEISMMGGLDRIVGFFFGIVQGIVFLVVVVTIVLLSPGSDRFYQWMNQGNFAPILTAKAEMLANKTRDVTSDMRSEMLKRLQAWGVSPILLDRITADPALIRELANSSEQHKPPATLPPPHPNLYTKLQPVLSNDSLTARDKARMIWDLLQTERMPAPAGTK
- a CDS encoding DUF190 domain-containing protein, with the protein product MRALTGEQILMRILIGESDRHHHQPLYQAIVEFLKQEKIAGATVFRGIMGFGAKSHLHTDHILRLSSDLPIVIEVVDSQENLDRVLPQLDEMISEGLITMEKVQVLRYKPRENASE
- the crcB gene encoding fluoride efflux transporter CrcB; the protein is MEILWVALAGVAGTLSRYGMTGVAYRILGDRFPYGTLLVNVIGSIVIGFVMHVGISTALLPKTVRVAVTIGFLGAFTTFSSFSYETIRILEERMWGMATLNIASNVVLSLLGCWIGIVFAKFLLGR
- a CDS encoding GatB/YqeY domain-containing protein; protein product: MSETLEQRLTRESQEALKNHDARRREILSTILSAVKKARIDAAGKTFGPAEELGVLEKAKKQREESVGLYRQAGREDAAAKELEEIEVIKNYLPEPLTEEAVKQIIADAVAKTGAVTIKDMGKVMGLVQAQTKGRFDAAQVANLVKAALGA
- the rpsU gene encoding 30S ribosomal protein S21, which codes for MPNVKVRDGEPFERAYRRFTKSCEKSGLMAEVRKHERYEKPSEAKKRKSAIARRKMRKMIAQQG
- a CDS encoding histidine triad nucleotide-binding protein, translating into MDNCIFCKIVRGDIPAKIVYRDETVVAFHDISPAAPIHVLFIPVEHIVKLSELSIDHANLIGEIHVRIAKVAAELGLQDYRVVSNCGESVGQSVFHIHFHLLGGRKMGWPPG
- a CDS encoding YbhB/YbcL family Raf kinase inhibitor-like protein, with translation MKITSSAFAHNGEMPSKFTCEGENVSPPLTWSGIPESAKSLVLIVDDPDAPDPAKPLRTWVHWLLYNIPATATGLIENASLPELPTGTLTGTNDRGSQAYHGPCPPIGRHRYFFKLYALDIVLPDLKQPNKADLVRAMDGHVVANCELIGTYQKQK